A DNA window from Thermococcus sp. 4557 contains the following coding sequences:
- a CDS encoding CTP synthase yields the protein MTKFIFVTGGVVSGLGKGITSASLGMLMKARGLRTTNIKIDPYLNYDAGTMNPYQHGEVFVLDDGGEVDLDLGNYERFLDTSLSFDHNITTGKVYSAVIEKERKGEYLGATVQVIPHITNEIKGRIRRLARDYDVVVVEIGGTVGDIESMPFLEAARQMQIEEGRENVAFVHVTYVPKLKVVGEQKTKPTQHSVKELRSLGIQPDAIVARSEDPLEESARMKISLFTNVPEEAVISAYDVEDTYEVPLMLEKEGLARYITKRLGLPEREPDLDAWRDMVETYKNLEDTVEIAVVGKYVKLSDSYLSIKEALKHSSVANGVKVRIRWIEAEELEKHGVRLLEGVDGIIVPGGFGARGTEGKMMAARYARENDIPFLGICFGFQLTVVEFARNVLGLKGAHSTEIDPQTPHPVVDLMPEQRDLDRLGGTMRLGAYPVHIKPNTMARALYGKEIVYERHRHRWEVNPDYIEEFEKAGLVFSGVAGDDGRRMEILELPDRRYFIATQFHPEFKSRPMNPAPVFRGLVKAAKERKYGG from the coding sequence ATGACAAAGTTCATATTCGTCACGGGTGGTGTTGTTAGCGGTCTTGGGAAGGGCATAACCAGCGCCTCGTTGGGAATGCTGATGAAGGCAAGGGGCCTCAGGACGACGAACATCAAAATCGACCCTTACCTCAACTACGACGCGGGAACGATGAACCCCTACCAGCATGGAGAAGTTTTCGTCCTCGACGACGGCGGTGAGGTTGACCTCGACCTCGGCAACTACGAGCGCTTCCTCGACACGAGCCTCAGCTTTGACCACAACATAACCACCGGCAAGGTTTACTCCGCCGTCATTGAGAAGGAGAGAAAGGGCGAGTACCTCGGTGCCACGGTTCAGGTCATACCCCATATCACCAACGAGATAAAGGGACGCATCAGGCGGCTCGCCAGGGACTACGATGTTGTCGTGGTGGAGATAGGCGGAACCGTCGGCGACATCGAGAGCATGCCCTTCCTCGAGGCGGCGAGGCAGATGCAGATCGAGGAGGGCAGGGAGAACGTTGCCTTCGTCCACGTCACCTACGTGCCGAAGCTCAAGGTCGTCGGCGAGCAGAAGACGAAGCCGACCCAGCACAGCGTCAAGGAGCTCCGCTCCCTTGGAATCCAGCCCGATGCGATAGTGGCCCGCTCGGAGGACCCGCTCGAGGAAAGCGCGAGAATGAAGATAAGCCTCTTCACCAACGTCCCCGAGGAGGCTGTAATCAGCGCCTACGATGTTGAGGACACCTACGAGGTACCGCTGATGCTCGAAAAGGAGGGGCTGGCCCGGTACATCACCAAGCGGCTCGGCCTGCCCGAAAGGGAGCCGGACCTCGATGCCTGGAGGGACATGGTTGAGACGTACAAGAACCTTGAGGACACGGTTGAGATAGCCGTCGTCGGAAAGTACGTCAAGCTCTCGGACTCCTACCTGAGCATCAAGGAGGCCCTGAAGCACTCCAGCGTTGCCAACGGCGTCAAGGTCAGGATACGCTGGATAGAAGCAGAGGAGCTTGAAAAGCACGGTGTCAGGCTTCTGGAGGGGGTCGATGGAATAATCGTCCCGGGCGGCTTCGGTGCCCGTGGAACCGAGGGCAAAATGATGGCCGCCCGCTACGCGAGGGAGAACGACATTCCGTTCCTCGGGATTTGCTTCGGCTTCCAGCTCACCGTCGTTGAGTTCGCCAGGAACGTCCTTGGCCTGAAAGGCGCCCACTCCACGGAGATAGACCCGCAGACACCTCATCCAGTTGTTGACCTCATGCCGGAGCAGAGGGACCTGGACAGGCTTGGGGGTACGATGAGGCTTGGCGCTTACCCGGTCCACATAAAACCCAACACCATGGCCAGGGCCCTTTACGGGAAGGAGATAGTTTACGAGCGCCACAGGCACCGCTGGGAGGTCAATCCAGACTACATAGAAGAGTTCGAGAAGGCGGGCCTGGTCTTCAGCGGAGTGGCCGGGGACGACGGCAGGAGGATGGAGATACTCGAGCTCCCGGACAGGAGGTACTTCATAGCCACCCAGTTCCACCCCGAGTTCAAGTCGCGGCCGATGAACCCCGCGCCAGTGTTCCGCGGGCTCGTTAAGGCCGCAAAAGAGAGGAAATACGGGGGTTAA
- a CDS encoding DUF555 domain-containing protein, with protein sequence MGDYVVVLEAPIIVRDVETSEDAINVAVSKVAKALNKEKLDFVRVEIGYSQCPVCGAHFESAFVIGSVGLVGMYLTIKVYNAQTIEHAERIAKAVIGKALKKVPLKVYEIRELTEEDEGDGVELGE encoded by the coding sequence ATGGGAGACTACGTCGTCGTTTTGGAGGCACCCATAATAGTGAGGGACGTTGAGACGAGCGAGGACGCGATAAACGTCGCCGTTTCCAAGGTCGCCAAGGCGCTCAACAAGGAGAAGCTCGACTTCGTGAGGGTTGAAATAGGCTACTCCCAGTGCCCCGTCTGCGGGGCCCACTTCGAGAGCGCCTTCGTCATTGGCTCGGTGGGTCTGGTGGGGATGTACCTGACCATAAAGGTCTACAACGCCCAGACCATCGAGCACGCCGAGAGGATAGCCAAGGCCGTCATCGGCAAGGCCCTCAAGAAGGTTCCCCTCAAGGTCTATGAGATAAGGGAGCTGACCGAGGAGGATGAGGGGGACGGCGTGGAGCTTGGGGAGTGA
- a CDS encoding DUF357 domain-containing protein, with protein sequence MGREITEEKLQKYFRITEEALKTLEIAVHEKSLLRGVAEDFLTMARSYFEDAKYYYEKGDYVTAFAALNYAHGFIDAGVRLGVFRGEDDRLFAFG encoded by the coding sequence GTGGGGCGGGAGATAACCGAGGAAAAGCTCCAGAAGTACTTTAGAATCACCGAAGAGGCTTTAAAGACCCTTGAAATAGCCGTCCATGAGAAGAGCCTTCTTAGGGGCGTCGCGGAGGATTTTCTGACGATGGCGAGGAGCTATTTTGAGGACGCCAAATACTACTACGAGAAGGGCGATTACGTCACGGCGTTCGCGGCGCTGAACTACGCCCACGGCTTTATCGATGCAGGCGTAAGGCTCGGAGTTTTCAGGGGAGAGGATGACAGGCTCTTTGCCTTCGGCTGA
- a CDS encoding M20 family metallopeptidase, producing the protein MGFDPVLEAKRIEKEIISWRRDFHMHPELKYEEERTSGIVEEHLHEWGYRIKRVGTGIIADIGEGEKTIALRADMDALPVQEENDVPYKSRVPGKMHACGHDAHTAMLLGTAKIISEHTDEFNGRVRLIFQPAEEGGNGAVKMIEGGALEGVDAVFGLHVWHDLPSGIIGIKEGPFMAGAGIFNARIIGKGGHGASPHQTVDPIPIAAETILALQTIASRNIPPIETGVVSVTAVQAGTAFNVIPEEVEMKGTIRFFKHEIGELIQRRMGEILEGITKAHGASYELSIEELVPPTVNDKNMAAFARKVAEKYGLRHGDVEPTMGAEDFAYYLQKVPGAFLTLGIYNEEKGIIYPHHHPRFDVDEEVLHLGTAMEVALAMEFLR; encoded by the coding sequence ATGGGCTTTGACCCGGTTTTGGAGGCAAAGAGGATTGAGAAAGAGATAATATCCTGGAGACGGGACTTCCACATGCACCCGGAGCTTAAGTACGAGGAGGAGAGAACCTCGGGGATAGTTGAGGAGCACCTCCACGAATGGGGGTACAGGATAAAGCGCGTAGGAACCGGGATAATAGCAGACATCGGGGAGGGCGAGAAGACGATAGCCCTCAGGGCGGACATGGACGCCCTGCCCGTTCAGGAGGAGAACGACGTCCCCTACAAGTCCCGCGTTCCCGGAAAAATGCACGCCTGCGGACACGACGCACACACTGCCATGCTCCTCGGAACTGCAAAGATAATCTCGGAGCACACCGATGAGTTCAACGGCCGGGTGAGGCTAATCTTTCAGCCGGCAGAGGAGGGCGGCAACGGAGCGGTGAAGATGATCGAAGGGGGAGCCCTGGAGGGGGTGGATGCTGTATTCGGCCTCCATGTCTGGCACGACCTCCCGAGCGGAATCATCGGAATAAAGGAAGGCCCGTTCATGGCCGGTGCGGGCATATTCAATGCACGGATAATCGGGAAGGGCGGCCACGGGGCATCGCCGCACCAGACCGTTGATCCCATCCCGATAGCGGCAGAAACAATACTGGCACTCCAGACCATAGCAAGCAGAAACATCCCTCCGATTGAGACTGGAGTCGTCAGCGTCACTGCCGTACAGGCGGGAACGGCCTTCAACGTGATTCCAGAGGAAGTTGAGATGAAGGGGACGATACGGTTCTTCAAGCACGAGATAGGCGAGCTGATTCAGAGGCGCATGGGGGAGATACTCGAAGGCATAACGAAGGCGCACGGGGCTTCCTACGAGCTGTCGATAGAGGAGCTCGTCCCGCCGACCGTTAACGATAAGAACATGGCGGCTTTTGCCAGAAAGGTGGCCGAAAAGTACGGCCTGAGGCATGGCGATGTTGAGCCGACAATGGGCGCCGAGGACTTCGCCTACTACCTCCAGAAGGTCCCTGGGGCGTTCCTGACGCTCGGAATCTACAACGAGGAAAAGGGGATAATCTACCCGCACCACCATCCCAGGTTCGACGTTGACGAGGAGGTTCTCCACCTCGGAACGGCGATGGAAGTTGCCCTGGCCATGGAGTTCCTCAGGTGA
- a CDS encoding GNAT family N-acetyltransferase, with protein sequence MRIRLATLDDVAGIMKLHTAGEEPAGDLYRRYSVGGPWMSVETLAVHINNLLLDNQPVAVAELDGEIVGEIEVLFSEEPINGKLMRIAHIDVIEVHPDYRGRGIGRALIEFVEEISRERGARLLTVQPDDAARRFYEKLGFGVAVFSGTIVWVPTGGEGETETTEFGWEDVKDLELVAGRFQSSYSMFFSAFRDNIAGIHHTVESGRSGGSYYALRNLPGRDGLALLLWGRLEDVKQVLGRARVLGCERVLTVLPSEVESFGVQKVREVEIIGKPLT encoded by the coding sequence GTGAGGATCCGTTTGGCGACCCTTGACGACGTTGCCGGAATAATGAAGCTCCACACGGCCGGAGAGGAACCTGCGGGCGACCTCTACCGGCGCTACTCAGTGGGCGGCCCCTGGATGAGCGTCGAGACGCTCGCGGTCCACATCAACAACCTCCTGCTGGATAACCAGCCGGTCGCCGTTGCGGAGTTGGACGGAGAAATCGTGGGCGAGATAGAGGTTCTCTTCTCGGAGGAGCCGATTAACGGGAAGCTTATGCGAATCGCCCACATTGACGTCATCGAGGTTCACCCGGATTACAGGGGCAGGGGCATTGGAAGGGCGCTCATCGAGTTCGTCGAGGAGATATCCAGGGAAAGAGGGGCCAGGCTTCTCACGGTTCAGCCCGATGATGCCGCTAGGAGGTTCTACGAGAAGCTCGGCTTCGGCGTTGCGGTGTTTTCGGGGACGATTGTGTGGGTTCCCACCGGAGGGGAGGGGGAGACAGAAACCACTGAATTCGGCTGGGAGGACGTTAAGGACCTCGAACTGGTTGCCGGCCGTTTTCAGAGTTCTTACAGCATGTTCTTTTCAGCGTTCAGGGACAATATCGCTGGAATTCATCACACGGTTGAGAGCGGGCGGAGCGGGGGCTCGTACTACGCTCTTCGAAACCTTCCCGGCAGGGACGGCCTGGCACTGCTCCTGTGGGGAAGGCTCGAGGACGTGAAGCAGGTCCTTGGGAGGGCCAGGGTTCTCGGCTGTGAGAGGGTTCTGACGGTTCTTCCCAGCGAGGTCGAGAGCTTCGGGGTTCAGAAAGTGAGGGAGGTGGAGATAATAGGAAAGCCCCTCACCTGA
- a CDS encoding phosphoglycolate phosphatase, whose amino-acid sequence MRVRAISLDIDGTITYPDRRLSENALRAIRLAESLGLPVMLVTGNSVPFAEAMAIMIGTSGPVVAEDGGALSIKDGRLRRRVYLTKMDEEWILWSEIKRRYPEAVMSFSMPERKAGLVILRTIPVEAVKDIIAELGLNLIAVDSGFAIHVKKPWINKGTGIEKACEILGISPGEVAHVGDGENDLDAFRVVGYRVAVGQAPESLKREADYVTKRTYGDGGAEGIVHILKEFGYLGEGGEDPFGDP is encoded by the coding sequence GTGAGGGTGAGGGCAATATCGCTTGATATCGACGGCACTATAACCTATCCCGACAGGCGGCTCAGTGAGAACGCTTTAAGGGCAATACGGCTCGCCGAGAGTCTGGGCCTTCCGGTCATGCTCGTCACCGGCAACTCCGTTCCCTTCGCGGAGGCCATGGCGATAATGATAGGCACCAGCGGGCCGGTTGTCGCGGAGGATGGGGGCGCGCTGTCCATAAAGGACGGGCGGCTTAGGAGGAGGGTTTACCTGACGAAGATGGACGAGGAGTGGATTCTCTGGAGCGAGATAAAGAGACGATACCCTGAGGCTGTCATGAGCTTCTCGATGCCGGAGCGGAAGGCCGGCCTCGTGATTCTGAGGACCATCCCCGTCGAGGCCGTGAAGGATATAATAGCGGAGCTCGGGCTCAACCTCATTGCCGTGGATTCCGGCTTCGCGATACACGTCAAGAAGCCCTGGATCAACAAGGGTACGGGGATTGAAAAGGCCTGTGAGATACTCGGGATAAGTCCCGGTGAAGTTGCCCACGTCGGGGATGGGGAGAACGACCTGGATGCCTTCCGCGTCGTCGGCTACCGCGTTGCCGTCGGCCAGGCTCCGGAGAGCCTGAAAAGGGAAGCCGACTACGTGACGAAAAGAACCTACGGTGATGGGGGAGCTGAGGGTATAGTCCACATCCTTAAAGAGTTCGGCTACCTGGGTGAGGGCGGTGAGGATCCGTTTGGCGACCCTTGA
- the truD gene encoding tRNA pseudouridine(13) synthase TruD: MDHREFFSQFRYLSKEPGIGGRIKVHPEDFVVIEEPLPSIFEGRKHAIFLLKKRNWDTMSAVKEIAKRAGINYRDIGFAGTKDRHAVTYQYISVPQDAKEKVENVQIRDVELRFVSYGRFIKLGHLLGNRFRIIVREVDEKAFERSREIIRELRSRGGFPNYFGYQRFGERRVTNHLIGKLLLQGDFEGAARLFLGAHEGGMEGDEARKHFWETGDVDRALEEFPNFLRYERTLLYRYKETGSWRRAFLSLPLPIMRIFIHAYQSYLFNLYISRRIEMGIPLNEALVGDIVVQVKGGIPYRDRTYRVTETNIDFVNEKIRRGEAALSGPLFGFAMRKALGLPGKLEGEILEKEGITLETFRRLPKPMAEPGGRRELLIRPLSLTYGHIPGTGMCFRFFLPKGVYATSVLREIMKDH, encoded by the coding sequence ATGGATCACCGCGAGTTCTTTTCCCAGTTCAGGTATCTGAGCAAAGAACCCGGCATCGGGGGCAGGATAAAGGTCCATCCCGAGGACTTCGTGGTTATTGAAGAGCCTCTCCCCTCGATTTTTGAGGGTAGGAAGCACGCGATCTTCCTTCTCAAAAAGAGGAACTGGGACACGATGAGCGCGGTGAAGGAGATAGCGAAGCGCGCCGGGATTAACTACAGGGACATCGGCTTTGCCGGAACGAAGGACAGGCACGCGGTGACTTATCAGTACATAAGCGTGCCCCAAGACGCGAAGGAGAAGGTTGAAAACGTTCAGATCAGGGACGTTGAGCTCCGCTTCGTTTCCTACGGCAGGTTTATCAAGCTAGGTCACCTCCTTGGGAACCGGTTCCGGATAATAGTTAGAGAGGTTGATGAAAAGGCCTTCGAGCGGAGCCGGGAGATCATCCGGGAGCTGCGCAGCAGAGGTGGCTTTCCCAACTACTTCGGCTACCAGCGCTTTGGAGAGCGGCGCGTCACTAACCATCTCATCGGAAAGCTCCTCCTCCAGGGGGACTTCGAGGGTGCCGCGAGGCTGTTCCTCGGAGCGCACGAGGGCGGTATGGAGGGCGACGAAGCCAGGAAGCATTTCTGGGAGACGGGCGACGTTGACAGGGCATTGGAGGAGTTCCCGAACTTCCTGCGCTATGAGAGAACGCTCCTCTACCGCTACAAGGAAACTGGGAGCTGGAGAAGGGCCTTCCTCTCGCTGCCCCTCCCGATAATGCGCATCTTCATCCACGCCTACCAGAGCTACCTCTTCAACCTCTACATCTCCAGGAGGATTGAGATGGGCATTCCCCTGAACGAGGCTCTCGTCGGCGATATCGTCGTTCAGGTCAAGGGAGGTATTCCCTACCGCGATAGAACGTACCGCGTCACCGAGACGAACATCGATTTTGTGAACGAAAAGATACGGCGCGGCGAGGCCGCCCTTAGTGGCCCGCTCTTCGGCTTTGCGATGAGAAAAGCCCTGGGGCTTCCGGGGAAGCTTGAGGGGGAGATTCTTGAGAAAGAGGGCATAACGCTTGAGACCTTCAGAAGGCTCCCGAAACCGATGGCCGAACCGGGCGGCAGGAGGGAGCTTCTGATACGGCCCCTTAGCCTCACCTACGGTCACATCCCTGGAACCGGAATGTGCTTCCGCTTCTTCCTACCGAAGGGGGTTTACGCAACCAGCGTGCTCAGGGAGATAATGAAGGACCACTGA
- the pth2 gene encoding peptidyl-tRNA hydrolase Pth2 translates to MFRYKQVIVSRRDLKLSKGKFAVQVAHGAVTAALKAQKEKPEWFKAWFHEGQKKVVVKAENERELFELKAHAEKLGIPTALIRDAGLTEIPPGTITVLAIGPAPEEIVDKVTGHLKLV, encoded by the coding sequence ATGTTCAGGTACAAGCAGGTCATAGTCTCCCGGAGGGATCTGAAGCTCAGCAAGGGCAAGTTCGCCGTCCAGGTTGCCCACGGAGCGGTTACCGCTGCACTGAAGGCTCAGAAGGAAAAACCCGAATGGTTCAAAGCGTGGTTCCATGAGGGGCAGAAGAAGGTCGTCGTTAAGGCTGAAAACGAGAGGGAGCTCTTCGAACTGAAGGCCCACGCGGAGAAACTGGGAATCCCAACTGCGCTCATCAGGGACGCCGGCCTGACGGAGATACCTCCTGGCACGATAACCGTCCTTGCGATCGGTCCGGCCCCGGAGGAGATCGTGGACAAGGTTACCGGTCATCTAAAGCTGGTGTGA
- a CDS encoding membrane protein, producing the protein MKKAVALILLGLMVFSLTPVMHLAKSATVPKSASITGVSLGLKDKAVLGPFEVQFVDVNPNWSKIYLQVDGPQGPLRYVVSQDGYLLYPSSANVYLNVSLVWIRYDTKSVLLEIKSPLQKILSDRNMVVGNTLTLPEGFPQIKIKLTSVSGDTASFKVTMPYGDTYTLTVDKGSAGTVRYKLDDTHSYSNYLTIEVTNTVNNGATINVYIPKIASTSFKIVKEGQDTNPPDQNPQETVLVYNGLIYVNEKLPVKVENTTYYVKLVSVIPDVAKVEVLKGGQSLGTMLLEVGDVPKDVPKTPLRLSVQGVEPDYKRATLRVYAPMGAEVTPILRQANLVANIDAIPKEMMLTDSLVVTINVQNLGRGDAYDVSVAAPIPNDFELVSMTKTWNLKTFPAFTNMPALIYVLKPTKVGEFDIGKATVTFYDDKSLETGKKRVIYSASLTGIKVYNIPSIDVSAQAYNGTWGDYVTAKVGDKVSLKFTLRASDGNPDYEFVKNATLLLDLPSSVDGQSLVDIGTIRAGETKTLQLDLTVLKENLTNIEATLVYLDPLGGEHRLALGSLVTINSIPPRIITEEVKVWPTAEELPSYINQTLAKMDDPKPLAEELAGISAEYLPPESNPWKPAAIVFILVTVILAGVAYRYWDEAEKLKEKLERKKQRRPGGLPKKEGEEEGESSEIAEL; encoded by the coding sequence ATGAAAAAGGCCGTTGCTCTAATCCTGCTGGGACTGATGGTTTTCTCCCTAACACCTGTGATGCATTTAGCGAAATCCGCCACCGTGCCCAAGAGCGCCAGCATAACCGGCGTTTCACTGGGTCTGAAGGACAAGGCGGTTCTCGGCCCGTTTGAGGTTCAGTTTGTCGACGTGAACCCCAACTGGAGCAAGATATACCTCCAGGTTGACGGCCCGCAGGGACCGCTCAGGTACGTCGTTAGCCAGGATGGATACCTCCTATACCCATCGAGTGCGAACGTTTACCTCAACGTGAGCCTCGTGTGGATTAGGTATGATACCAAATCGGTCCTGCTGGAGATAAAATCTCCCCTTCAGAAGATACTGTCCGACAGGAACATGGTGGTTGGAAACACCCTCACACTTCCAGAAGGGTTCCCCCAGATAAAGATAAAGCTGACATCGGTCTCCGGCGATACCGCGTCCTTCAAGGTCACCATGCCGTACGGGGACACATACACCCTCACCGTGGACAAGGGCTCCGCTGGAACCGTTAGATACAAGCTGGACGACACGCACTCATACTCAAACTACCTCACGATAGAGGTCACCAACACCGTTAACAACGGGGCCACGATCAACGTTTACATACCCAAGATAGCCTCCACCAGCTTCAAGATCGTTAAGGAGGGCCAGGATACGAATCCTCCCGATCAGAACCCGCAGGAGACCGTGCTCGTTTACAACGGGCTCATATATGTCAACGAGAAACTGCCCGTGAAGGTCGAGAACACCACTTACTACGTTAAGCTTGTATCCGTCATTCCCGACGTGGCAAAGGTGGAGGTCCTGAAGGGCGGCCAGAGCCTTGGAACAATGCTCCTCGAGGTTGGAGACGTTCCGAAGGATGTTCCAAAGACACCCCTCAGGCTGTCCGTCCAGGGGGTCGAACCCGACTACAAGCGCGCTACCCTGAGGGTGTACGCGCCCATGGGTGCCGAGGTTACCCCGATACTCAGGCAGGCCAACCTGGTTGCTAACATAGACGCGATTCCCAAGGAGATGATGCTGACCGACAGCCTCGTGGTTACCATCAACGTCCAGAACCTCGGCAGGGGAGACGCCTACGACGTGAGCGTCGCCGCGCCGATACCGAACGACTTCGAGCTCGTAAGCATGACCAAGACGTGGAACCTCAAGACCTTCCCGGCCTTCACGAACATGCCGGCCCTCATCTACGTTCTCAAGCCCACTAAGGTCGGTGAGTTCGACATTGGAAAGGCCACAGTCACATTCTACGACGACAAGAGCCTCGAGACGGGCAAGAAGAGGGTAATCTACTCCGCATCGCTCACCGGTATTAAGGTTTACAACATCCCCTCCATAGACGTTAGCGCCCAGGCATACAACGGCACCTGGGGCGACTACGTGACCGCCAAGGTCGGGGACAAGGTCAGCCTCAAGTTCACCCTCCGCGCCTCCGACGGCAACCCCGACTACGAGTTCGTCAAGAACGCCACCCTGCTCCTCGACCTCCCATCGAGCGTTGACGGGCAGTCCTTGGTTGACATCGGCACCATAAGGGCCGGCGAGACCAAGACCCTCCAGCTCGACCTCACGGTGCTCAAGGAGAACCTCACCAACATCGAGGCCACCCTTGTGTACCTCGATCCGCTCGGCGGGGAGCACAGGCTCGCCCTCGGCAGCCTCGTCACGATCAACAGCATCCCCCCGAGGATAATAACGGAAGAGGTCAAAGTATGGCCGACGGCGGAGGAGCTTCCCTCCTACATCAACCAGACCCTCGCCAAGATGGACGATCCCAAGCCGCTGGCGGAGGAGCTTGCCGGCATCTCCGCGGAATACCTCCCGCCGGAGAGCAACCCGTGGAAGCCCGCGGCGATAGTGTTCATCCTGGTGACGGTCATACTCGCGGGAGTGGCCTACAGGTACTGGGACGAGGCAGAGAAGCTCAAGGAGAAGCTTGAGCGGAAGAAACAGAGGCGCCCTGGAGGACTGCCGAAGAAGGAGGGCGAGGAAGAGGGGGAGAGCTCCGAGATTGCTGAGCTCTGA
- the aspS gene encoding aspartate--tRNA(Asn) ligase, translating into MYRTHYSSQITEELNGQRIRVAGWVWEVKDLGGIKFLWIRDREGIVQVTAPKKKVDPELFKLIPKLNAEDVVAVEGTVNFTPKAKLGFEILPEKLEILSRAASPLPLDPTGKVKAELDTRLDNRFMDLRNPEVMAIFKIRSSVFKAVRDFYHENGFIEVHTPKIIATATEGGTELFPMKYFEKDAFLAQSPQLYKQIMMASGLDRVYEIAPIFRAEEHNTTRHLNEAWSIDSEMAFIENEEEVMELLERLVAHTINYVREHNARELEVLNFELEEPKLPFLRVTYDEALEILADLGKEIPWGEDIDTEGERLLGKYMMENEETPLYFLYKYPSEAKPFYIMKYDDKPEVCRAFDLEYRGVEITSGGQREHRYDVLVEQIKEKGLNPESFEFYLKAFRYGMPPHGGFGLGAERLIKQMLDLGNIREVILFPRDRRRLTP; encoded by the coding sequence ATGTACCGGACGCACTACTCGAGCCAGATTACGGAGGAACTCAACGGCCAGCGCATCAGGGTGGCCGGCTGGGTCTGGGAGGTCAAGGACCTCGGAGGCATAAAGTTCCTCTGGATAAGGGACAGGGAGGGCATAGTTCAGGTAACCGCCCCCAAGAAGAAGGTTGACCCGGAGCTGTTCAAGCTTATCCCGAAGCTCAACGCCGAGGACGTTGTTGCGGTTGAGGGAACGGTGAACTTCACGCCCAAGGCCAAGCTCGGCTTCGAAATCCTCCCGGAGAAGCTTGAAATACTGAGCAGGGCCGCGAGTCCGCTTCCGCTCGACCCGACCGGAAAGGTGAAGGCCGAGCTGGACACCAGGCTGGACAACCGCTTCATGGACCTCAGAAACCCCGAGGTAATGGCGATATTCAAAATCAGGTCCAGCGTTTTCAAGGCCGTCAGGGACTTCTACCATGAGAACGGTTTCATCGAGGTTCACACCCCCAAGATAATCGCCACCGCCACTGAAGGTGGAACCGAGCTCTTCCCCATGAAGTACTTCGAGAAAGATGCTTTCCTCGCCCAGAGTCCCCAGCTCTACAAGCAGATAATGATGGCGAGCGGCCTCGACAGGGTTTACGAAATCGCCCCCATATTCCGCGCTGAGGAGCACAACACGACCAGACACCTCAACGAGGCGTGGAGCATCGACAGTGAGATGGCCTTCATAGAGAACGAGGAGGAGGTCATGGAGCTCCTTGAGAGGCTCGTCGCCCACACGATCAACTACGTCCGCGAGCACAACGCCAGGGAGCTTGAGGTTCTCAACTTCGAGCTCGAGGAACCGAAACTGCCGTTCCTGCGCGTTACCTACGATGAGGCCCTTGAGATACTCGCCGATTTGGGCAAGGAGATCCCTTGGGGCGAGGACATAGACACCGAGGGCGAGAGGCTCCTTGGAAAGTACATGATGGAGAACGAGGAGACACCGCTGTACTTCCTGTACAAGTACCCCAGCGAGGCGAAGCCCTTCTACATAATGAAATATGATGATAAGCCGGAAGTCTGCAGGGCCTTCGACCTCGAGTACAGGGGTGTTGAGATAACCTCCGGCGGTCAGAGGGAGCACCGCTACGACGTCCTCGTCGAGCAGATAAAGGAGAAAGGTCTCAACCCGGAGAGCTTTGAGTTCTACCTCAAGGCGTTCCGCTACGGAATGCCGCCCCACGGTGGGTTCGGGCTCGGGGCCGAGCGCCTGATAAAACAGATGCTCGACCTCGGTAACATCCGTGAGGTTATACTGTTCCCCCGGGACAGAAGAAGGCTTACACCGTAA
- a CDS encoding KH domain-containing protein yields MKAPICEVCLKTDDILCPADEKKLQDGVISELDVKVARLLYKLIGDADMEFKRAVEAGDIIVIVVGEGDVPVTIGKGGKNIKALMRELGKRIRVIEAVEVTGTDDVKKLATDLLYPAGVFGVNIVYKPGGGTYYKVLVMGRDRKKLPEKADVLESILSQITGAEVKINFI; encoded by the coding sequence ATGAAGGCGCCAATCTGTGAGGTGTGTTTGAAGACCGACGACATTCTGTGCCCGGCTGACGAGAAAAAGCTCCAGGACGGGGTCATCTCGGAGCTTGATGTTAAGGTTGCGAGACTCCTTTACAAGCTCATCGGGGACGCTGACATGGAGTTTAAGAGGGCCGTTGAGGCCGGCGACATAATAGTCATCGTGGTTGGAGAGGGAGACGTTCCGGTAACCATAGGCAAGGGCGGCAAGAACATCAAGGCTCTCATGAGGGAGCTCGGAAAGAGGATACGCGTCATAGAGGCCGTTGAGGTCACCGGAACCGACGACGTCAAGAAGCTTGCCACCGACCTCCTCTACCCCGCGGGCGTCTTCGGAGTCAACATCGTCTACAAGCCCGGCGGTGGAACCTACTACAAGGTCCTCGTCATGGGAAGGGACAGGAAGAAGCTCCCCGAAAAGGCCGACGTCCTGGAGAGCATCCTCTCCCAGATAACAGGGGCCGAGGTAAAGATAAACTTTATTTGA